One Polaribacter sp. SA4-12 genomic window carries:
- a CDS encoding zinc-dependent metalloprotease codes for MTKKILTRLLLVAFVFAFSTESNAQFWKKKKKETSKETPKPKPKKGDIKPYSKVVTKEHKTDEGLFKVHTKDDAYLFEIPDSLLKREMLMVTRIAKTSSGIGFGGGKTNTQVLRWEKRNKQILLRIVSHNVVADTILPVHEAVMNSNLEPILFSFPIKAISKDSTATVIDATELFSTDIKPLGFPGFYRKRYQATRMDKSRSYIDRVSSYPQNIEIRHVKTYLASKAPSNNALGSITLEMSNSMVLLPKVPMKRRYFDERVGWFARGQTDYGLDAQKSKTVKYLDRYRLEVKDEDIEKFKRGELVEPKKQIVYYVDRATPEEWVPYIIQGVNDWQVAFEAAGFKNAIIAKRAPTKEEDSDYSPEDIRYSVIRYLASPIPNANGPHVSDPRSGEILESDINWYHNVMSLLHNWFFIQTAAINPDARTNNFKTETMGELIKFVSSHELGHTLGLPHNMGSSNAYPVDSLRSASFTKKYGTAPSIMDYARFNYVAQPEDKGVALMPNIGIYDKYAISWGYRPILDTDAKDEKPVLDSWILKHAGDPMYRFGHQQAGGVVDPSSQTEDLGDNAMKASTYGIKNLKRILPNLEEWTSEKGENYDDLSTMYGQVLSQFNRYMGHVTANVGGVYEQYKTTDQEGAVYTHVDKATQKEALTFVVDELFKTPTWMLDKNIFSKTEFSGSVERVRGLQARTLNNMLDPGRMARMIENETSNGSKAYSLVSMMSDLRKGVWSEIYSGKSIDTYRRNLQRVYLDRLDYLLNKAKDQRGANRGYFKQSGININQSDVKSVARGELKRIQRDAKAASKRGNTLTRYHLQDVVDRIDTILDPK; via the coding sequence ATGACAAAAAAGATACTTACTAGACTACTTTTGGTAGCTTTCGTTTTTGCTTTTTCTACAGAATCTAATGCACAATTTTGGAAGAAAAAGAAAAAAGAAACTTCAAAAGAAACTCCCAAACCAAAACCGAAAAAAGGAGACATTAAACCTTATAGCAAAGTAGTTACAAAAGAACACAAAACAGACGAAGGTTTATTTAAAGTTCACACAAAAGATGATGCTTATCTTTTTGAAATCCCTGATTCTCTTTTAAAAAGAGAAATGCTAATGGTTACAAGAATTGCAAAAACTTCTAGCGGAATTGGATTTGGTGGTGGTAAAACCAACACTCAAGTTTTACGTTGGGAAAAGAGAAATAAACAAATTCTTTTAAGAATTGTTTCACACAACGTAGTTGCAGATACTATTTTACCTGTTCATGAAGCTGTTATGAACTCTAATTTAGAGCCAATATTATTTTCTTTTCCAATTAAAGCTATCAGTAAAGATTCTACAGCTACTGTAATTGATGCTACTGAATTATTTTCTACAGATATTAAGCCATTAGGTTTCCCTGGGTTTTATAGAAAAAGATACCAAGCTACAAGAATGGATAAATCGCGTTCTTATATAGATAGAGTTAGCAGTTATCCACAAAATATAGAAATTAGGCACGTAAAAACATATTTAGCAAGTAAAGCACCATCTAATAATGCGCTAGGTTCAATTACTTTAGAAATGAGTAACTCTATGGTTTTATTACCTAAAGTACCTATGAAGCGTCGTTATTTTGACGAACGTGTTGGTTGGTTTGCAAGAGGACAAACAGATTATGGTTTAGATGCTCAAAAAAGTAAAACTGTAAAGTACTTAGATAGATATCGTTTAGAAGTTAAAGACGAAGACATCGAAAAATTTAAGAGAGGCGAATTAGTTGAGCCAAAAAAACAAATTGTTTATTATGTAGATAGAGCAACTCCAGAAGAGTGGGTTCCTTATATTATTCAAGGTGTTAATGACTGGCAAGTTGCTTTTGAAGCTGCAGGGTTTAAAAACGCAATTATTGCAAAAAGAGCTCCTACTAAAGAAGAAGATTCAGATTATAGTCCAGAAGATATTCGTTATTCTGTAATTCGTTATTTAGCTTCCCCAATACCAAATGCAAATGGACCTCACGTTAGTGATCCACGTTCTGGTGAGATTTTAGAATCAGACATTAATTGGTATCATAATGTAATGTCTTTATTACATAATTGGTTTTTTATTCAGACAGCAGCTATTAATCCTGATGCAAGAACTAATAATTTTAAGACAGAAACAATGGGTGAATTAATCAAATTTGTATCTTCTCACGAACTTGGTCACACTTTAGGTTTACCTCACAATATGGGTAGTTCAAATGCGTATCCAGTAGATTCTTTACGTTCTGCTTCTTTCACTAAAAAATACGGAACAGCACCATCTATAATGGATTATGCTCGTTTTAATTATGTTGCACAACCAGAAGATAAAGGTGTTGCTTTAATGCCAAATATTGGTATTTATGATAAATATGCAATTTCTTGGGGTTATAGACCAATCTTAGATACTGATGCTAAAGATGAAAAGCCTGTTTTAGATTCTTGGATTTTAAAACATGCTGGAGATCCAATGTACAGATTTGGGCACCAACAAGCTGGTGGTGTAGTAGACCCTAGTTCTCAAACAGAAGACTTAGGTGATAATGCTATGAAAGCTTCTACTTATGGAATTAAAAATTTAAAAAGAATTCTTCCTAATTTAGAGGAGTGGACGTCTGAAAAAGGTGAAAATTATGATGACTTATCTACTATGTACGGACAAGTTTTAAGTCAATTTAATAGATATATGGGACATGTAACTGCTAATGTTGGTGGTGTTTATGAACAATATAAGACAACTGACCAAGAAGGCGCAGTTTATACACATGTAGACAAAGCAACTCAAAAAGAAGCTTTAACTTTTGTGGTTGACGAATTATTTAAAACTCCAACTTGGATGTTAGATAAAAACATTTTCAGCAAAACTGAATTTTCTGGTTCTGTAGAAAGAGTTCGTGGTTTACAAGCAAGAACGTTAAACAACATGTTAGATCCAGGTAGAATGGCTCGTATGATTGAAAACGAAACGTCTAACGGTTCTAAAGCATACTCTTTAGTTAGTATGATGAGTGACTTAAGAAAAGGAGTTTGGAGTGAAATTTATTCAGGAAAATCTATTGATACTTATAGAAGAAACTTACAAAGAGTTTATTTAGATAGATTAGACTATTTATTGAATAAAGCCAAAGATCAAAGAGGTGCTAATAGAGGTTACTTTAAGCAAAGTGGAATTAACATCAATCAATCTGATGTAAAATCTGTTGCAAGAGGTGAATTAAAACGTATTCAAAGAGATGCAAAAGCAGCTTCTAAAAGAGGAAACACTTTAACTCGTTACCACTTACAAGATGTTGTAGATAGAATTGATACTATTTTAGATCCTAAATAA